In one Nicotiana tomentosiformis chromosome 6, ASM39032v3, whole genome shotgun sequence genomic region, the following are encoded:
- the LOC104093039 gene encoding uncharacterized protein — protein MKILEANAGALTNFEVLDFLRSRGAGRDPTRVIVPVAPSEFKVYDYLEQTAACNQTRQAIGEFLEKCKSIKLAKAEILNIINIRPSSLVELYPIIEEYDNRFGEATEAAETMEEFVETVQQLPPPPNQMQSEQGTAADETEVPDGEKIEVTE, from the exons ATGAAGAT ACTTGAAGCAAATGCAGGTGCTCTCACAAACTTTGAAGTGCTAGACTTTCTACGCTCGAGAGGTGCAGGAAGAGATCCTACACGGGTCATAGTTCCTGTTGCACCGTCAGAGTTCAAG GTGTATGATTATTTAGAGCAAACTGCTGCTTGCAATCAGACAAGACAAGCAATTGGTGAATTTTTGGAAAAATGTAAAAGTATCAAGCTCGCGAAAGCTGAGATCCTTAACATCATCAATATTAGGCCATCTTCGCTCGTTGAACTTTACCCG ATAATAGAGGAATATGACAACCGTTTTGGGGAAGCTACAGAAGCTGCGGAAACAATGGAAGAGTTTGTGGAAACAGTGCAGCAGTTGCCACCTCCTCCAAACCAAATGCAGTCTGAACAAGGAACTGCTGCAGACGAAACAGAAGTTCCAGATGGAGAAAAGATAGAGGTTACCGAATAG